CGGGCAGGAAAATTCATAGGGTCTGGGGGAGGGATCGGTTTGGAACAGTCTAGCTTTATGATTAAGTTTATCGGGCAAACACTGCTTTACTTATCATTTTACGTTATTCCATTTTTTATTCGGGTTTATGATCGGACAACCGCAACCTACAGATCTCCAGCTCTCTAGCGAGGAAACAGACGCTTTATTTCGGTCCTTACTCCACAAAGAAGGAACCTGGGTCGAGTGGGGCATCGGTTGTCAACGGCTCCAGCAGGCAGGCCACAGCGCCCAGGAAATTTTTGAGCAGACGGGATTTCAGACGGCTCAACAAAACATGATTATCGTTGCCGCCCAGGTGTACCAAAGTATCGAAAAAAGCGGTGTTGCTCCAGATTTACTGGCCTATTGTCGTGGTCCCCGCTCGGATGTGCTCTATGAATTACGGGTTTTGAGTCATGGTCAACGGGCGATCGCCGCCCAGGTTTGTCAAGACAAAGGTCTAGAATTTGACGGGGCCAAAGAATTGGCTAAGGCGATGCAAGAATTTGCCCGCCTGCCCCAGATCCCCGATGGTTTTACCGAGCATCCAGGGGATGCGGTAGCTTACCAAGCTTGGCGATCGGCGAAACAGAAAAAAGATCTACAAAGTCGCACCCGTTTGATTGCGAAGGGCTTAAAGTTTGCCCATTCCGCCACGGCTCGCCAAAAAATTGAGCAACTCCTCAGCGATTTGGCGGCCAGTCCGACCAAAGCGGCGCCCCTATTGCCGCTCTATCGCTACGACGAAGATACTGCTGTGCCCTTGTTGATTCCCGTAGGGGGAACCTTGCCCCTGGGCAGCGATCACCTTTTAGCCGTCGCCCCCCTCCAGCAGGAACCTCCCTTTAATTTGGTGACAGTAACCACAGAAACCACCCTCGTCCCCCTCCCCAGTTGGCAGAATGTCCTCACGGCCGTTGATCCGGTGGTGA
The nucleotide sequence above comes from [Synechococcus] sp. NIES-970. Encoded proteins:
- a CDS encoding hypothetical protein (conserved hypothetical protein), producing MIGQPQPTDLQLSSEETDALFRSLLHKEGTWVEWGIGCQRLQQAGHSAQEIFEQTGFQTAQQNMIIVAAQVYQSIEKSGVAPDLLAYCRGPRSDVLYELRVLSHGQRAIAAQVCQDKGLEFDGAKELAKAMQEFARLPQIPDGFTEHPGDAVAYQAWRSAKQKKDLQSRTRLIAKGLKFAHSATARQKIEQLLSDLAASPTKAAPLLPLYRYDEDTAVPLLIPVGGTLPLGSDHLLAVAPLQQEPPFNLVTVTTETTLVPLPSWQNVLTAVDPVVIFHQTDQLPQPIPGRPEPVLLLLDRHQTTWNDNSYFAVDADGQVEIGWFAEAPIAKILGQVLLVMRPKKIFDENNLKEPWQMDD